The Coriobacteriia bacterium genome window below encodes:
- the secY gene encoding preprotein translocase subunit SecY, translating into MLTAISNAFRVPELRRKILFTLAMIALYRLGAFIPVPGIDIATVQTQIESNAALGLLGLFSGGALEKFAVFSLGIMPYITSSIIMQLLQGVIPKVEQWAKEGETGQRKITQITRYMTLGIALLESLGLLATFRGAITLSSATGVPSWFTDMVIVVTLIAGTAFIMWMGELITQHGVGNGMSLLIFASIVSRFPTAIVQSFEFASGLLTAALLFIVLFIIAAIVTMERAQRRIPVQYAKRVIGRRVYGGSGTYIPLKINGANVVPIIFASAILFFPSQLAALANISWLTKLGNALAAGPLYWVLDFVLIVFFTYFYTALVFNPLDLSDNLRKNGGFIPGVRPGGATTRYIENVLNRITLPGSLFLGLIAVVPSMVFYTTQNTLIQQFGGTSILIMVGVALETMTQLESQLKMRHYDGFFPE; encoded by the coding sequence GTGCTGACAGCGATCTCCAACGCGTTTCGCGTCCCGGAGCTCCGCCGCAAGATTCTCTTCACCTTGGCGATGATCGCGCTGTATCGTCTCGGCGCGTTCATCCCGGTACCCGGCATCGATATCGCGACCGTGCAGACGCAGATCGAGAGCAACGCAGCCCTCGGTCTGCTTGGCTTATTCTCGGGCGGTGCGCTCGAGAAGTTCGCGGTGTTTTCGCTCGGCATCATGCCCTACATCACTTCGTCGATCATCATGCAGCTGTTGCAGGGTGTGATCCCGAAGGTTGAGCAATGGGCCAAGGAAGGCGAAACCGGACAACGCAAGATCACGCAGATCACGCGCTACATGACTCTGGGAATTGCACTGCTGGAGTCGCTCGGCCTGCTTGCTACGTTCCGGGGTGCTATTACCCTGTCCTCGGCAACGGGTGTGCCTTCATGGTTCACGGACATGGTGATTGTCGTCACCCTGATCGCCGGTACCGCCTTCATCATGTGGATGGGTGAACTCATCACTCAGCACGGTGTTGGCAACGGCATGTCCTTGCTGATCTTTGCGAGCATTGTCTCGCGTTTTCCGACCGCGATCGTGCAGTCTTTCGAGTTTGCCAGTGGGCTGCTGACCGCCGCACTGCTGTTCATCGTGCTCTTCATCATCGCTGCAATCGTGACTATGGAGCGTGCGCAGCGAAGGATTCCCGTGCAGTACGCGAAGCGTGTCATCGGCCGCAGGGTCTATGGTGGTTCAGGGACCTACATCCCCCTGAAGATCAACGGCGCCAACGTCGTTCCCATCATCTTCGCTTCCGCGATACTGTTCTTCCCCTCGCAGCTTGCTGCGCTGGCGAACATCTCGTGGCTGACGAAGCTCGGCAACGCACTGGCAGCGGGTCCGCTGTACTGGGTGCTGGATTTTGTGCTCATCGTCTTCTTCACGTACTTCTACACTGCGCTCGTGTTTAACCCCCTCGATCTCTCGGACAACCTGCGCAAGAATGGCGGGTTCATACCGGGAGTGCGCCCGGGTGGCGCTACGACGCGTTACATCGAGAACGTTCTGAACCGCATAACCCTGCCCGGTTCTCTGTTCCTAGGTCTTATCGCGGTTGTGCCGAGCATGGTCTTCTACACCACCCAGAACACGCTGATTCAGCAGTTCGGCGGAACGTCGATCCTGATCATGGTCGGCGTCGCGCTGGAAACGATGACGCAGCTTGAGAGCCAGTTGAAGATGCGTCACTACGATGGCTTTTTCCCTGAGTAG
- the rplO gene encoding 50S ribosomal protein L15, whose protein sequence is MQINDLFPAPGSRKNRKRVGRGNGSGHGSTAGRGDKGQNSRAGGGKGPGFEGGQNPLAMRLPKLPGFTNRSRVEYDVVNVSRLELVFADGDLVDCDALVSKGLIKNTSVPVKILGDGEISKKLTVRVDKVSGAAKQKIEAAGGTVEVSC, encoded by the coding sequence ATGCAGATCAATGACCTGTTCCCGGCACCGGGTTCACGGAAGAACCGCAAGCGCGTTGGACGCGGAAACGGAAGTGGCCACGGAAGTACTGCGGGTCGCGGCGACAAGGGCCAGAACTCGCGTGCAGGTGGAGGTAAGGGTCCGGGATTCGAGGGTGGACAGAACCCGTTGGCCATGCGGCTTCCGAAGCTTCCGGGCTTCACGAACCGCAGCCGAGTTGAATACGATGTTGTCAACGTGTCTCGTCTCGAGCTTGTATTCGCCGATGGCGATCTGGTCGACTGCGACGCGCTTGTGTCCAAGGGGCTAATCAAGAACACCTCCGTCCCGGTCAAGATCCTCGGCGATGGTGAGATCTCGAAGAAGTTAACCGTAAGAGTCGACAAGGTGTCGGGCGCAGCCAAGCAGAAGATCGAGGCTGCGGGAGGGACGGTAGAGGTATCGTGCTGA
- the rpmD gene encoding 50S ribosomal protein L30, with product MAEKRLKITQIKSGIGFPADQKRTVRALGLKRINDTVEQADVPTVRGMIFKVKHLVKVEEI from the coding sequence ATGGCCGAGAAGAGACTCAAGATCACTCAGATCAAGAGTGGTATCGGCTTTCCGGCCGACCAGAAGCGCACCGTTCGTGCTCTTGGACTCAAGCGTATCAACGATACCGTTGAACAGGCCGATGTTCCGACTGTTCGAGGGATGATCTTCAAAGTCAAGCACCTTGTGAAAGTTGAAGAGATCTAG
- the rpsE gene encoding 30S ribosomal protein S5 has translation MARREAPVSELQEKVVYINRVSKVVKGGRRFALTALVVVGDGAGNVGVGMGKSQEVPIAIKKGIEDAKKNMFKVPLTKDKTIPHGIIGEFGAGRVMLKPAAPGTGIIAGGPVRALLELAGVTDALSKSLGSDNALNMVKAAAQGLQQLASPQDIARRRGLSVGRIYGWEE, from the coding sequence ATGGCGCGCAGAGAAGCTCCTGTCTCCGAACTCCAGGAGAAGGTCGTATACATCAACCGTGTATCGAAGGTCGTCAAGGGCGGCCGTCGGTTCGCGCTGACCGCCTTGGTCGTCGTCGGCGACGGCGCGGGCAACGTCGGTGTCGGAATGGGCAAGTCCCAGGAAGTGCCGATCGCCATCAAGAAGGGTATTGAGGACGCCAAGAAGAACATGTTCAAGGTGCCTCTCACCAAAGACAAGACGATTCCACATGGGATCATCGGCGAGTTCGGTGCTGGTCGTGTCATGTTGAAGCCTGCAGCCCCTGGTACCGGAATCATTGCCGGCGGCCCGGTGCGCGCGCTTCTTGAGCTTGCGGGCGTGACCGATGCGCTTTCCAAGTCGCTCGGTAGCGACAACGCGCTTAACATGGTCAAGGCTGCAGCACAAGGTCTTCAGCAGCTCGCAAGCCCGCAGGACATTGCCCGCAGGCGTGGTCTGTCCGTGGGCCGCATCTACGGCTGGGAGGAGTAA
- a CDS encoding 50S ribosomal protein L18, whose amino-acid sequence MDKLKAKQAKLDRRHRRVRGKVSGTAERPRLCVTRTNTNIYAQVIDDVAGVTVAAASTLDPELKGALKSGGTAEAAKVVGEAVGRRALAANVTAVVFDRGGRLYHGRVKALADGARSAGLEF is encoded by the coding sequence ATGGACAAGTTGAAGGCGAAGCAGGCGAAACTCGACCGCCGGCATCGCAGGGTTCGTGGCAAAGTGAGCGGAACCGCCGAGCGGCCCCGCCTGTGCGTGACCCGCACGAACACGAACATCTATGCGCAGGTGATTGACGATGTCGCCGGCGTCACCGTGGCCGCTGCCTCGACGCTGGACCCCGAACTCAAGGGTGCGCTAAAGAGCGGCGGCACCGCAGAGGCCGCGAAGGTAGTGGGCGAGGCCGTTGGACGCCGCGCGCTTGCCGCGAACGTGACGGCTGTAGTCTTTGACAGGGGCGGTCGCCTGTACCATGGCCGCGTGAAGGCTCTTGCGGACGGTGCGCGTAGCGCCGGCCTTGAGTTCTAG
- the rplF gene encoding 50S ribosomal protein L6, translating to MSRIGKQPIPVPSGVEVQIKDSIVSVKGPKGHLSQAFSDLLSVEIEDGAIIVARADESREARSLHGLTRTLIANMVTGVSESFAKNLEIVGVGYRASMKGSDLELLLGFSHPVLMVAEPGITFEVPVPTKITVRGIDKQRVGQVAADIRQWRKPEPYKGKGVRYEGEKVRRKLGKAAK from the coding sequence GTGTCACGTATCGGCAAACAGCCCATCCCGGTCCCGTCCGGGGTCGAGGTGCAGATTAAGGATTCGATCGTCTCCGTCAAGGGGCCGAAGGGTCATCTCTCGCAGGCCTTCAGTGACTTGCTCTCGGTTGAGATCGAGGACGGTGCCATCATAGTCGCTCGTGCGGATGAGTCGCGCGAAGCGCGCTCACTGCATGGTCTGACTCGTACGCTCATCGCGAATATGGTGACCGGCGTGTCTGAGAGTTTTGCGAAGAACCTTGAGATCGTCGGCGTCGGTTACCGCGCCTCGATGAAGGGCAGCGACCTGGAGTTGCTGCTCGGATTCAGCCATCCGGTACTCATGGTGGCCGAGCCGGGCATCACATTCGAGGTTCCCGTGCCGACGAAGATCACCGTTCGCGGTATCGACAAGCAGCGCGTGGGACAAGTGGCCGCCGACATTCGCCAGTGGCGTAAGCCTGAGCCCTACAAGGGCAAGGGTGTCCGCTACGAAGGCGAGAAGGTCCGCCGTAAGCTCGGCAAGGCCGCTAAGTAA
- the rpsH gene encoding 30S ribosomal protein S8: protein MSMTDPIADMLTRIRNANSAYKAVTTMPSSKKLVEIARIMKQEGYIADFVVIEGDPQNSLEVTLKYGAKKERTITGIRRISKPGLRVYAKKDELPRVLGGLGIAIISTSHGVMTDRGARKAGVGGEVIAYIW from the coding sequence ATGAGCATGACCGACCCGATCGCCGATATGCTGACGCGCATTCGCAATGCGAACTCAGCATACAAGGCGGTCACCACGATGCCATCGTCGAAGAAACTCGTCGAGATCGCGCGCATCATGAAGCAGGAGGGTTACATCGCCGATTTTGTGGTGATCGAAGGAGATCCGCAGAATTCGCTCGAGGTAACCTTGAAGTACGGAGCGAAGAAAGAGCGCACCATCACAGGTATTCGCCGGATCAGCAAGCCCGGCTTGCGTGTGTATGCCAAGAAAGACGAGTTGCCCCGAGTTCTCGGCGGCCTCGGTATTGCCATTATTTCGACTTCTCATGGCGTGATGACCGACCGGGGTGCGCGCAAAGCGGGCGTCGGCGGCGAAGTCATCGCTTACATTTGGTAG
- a CDS encoding type Z 30S ribosomal protein S14, whose product MAKKSMIAKAKRQPKFSVRQHNRCARCGRPRAFYRQFGLCRVCVRELASRGELPGVRKASW is encoded by the coding sequence GTGGCAAAGAAGTCGATGATCGCCAAGGCCAAGCGCCAGCCCAAGTTCTCGGTGCGTCAGCACAATCGCTGCGCCCGGTGTGGGCGACCACGCGCGTTCTACCGGCAGTTCGGTCTATGCCGAGTTTGCGTGCGTGAGCTTGCGAGCCGCGGCGAGCTTCCCGGCGTGCGCAAGGCTAGCTGGTAG
- the rplE gene encoding 50S ribosomal protein L5 has translation MAPRFKEKYLKEVVPALKEQLALGNVNEIPRLEKIVVNMGVGAAVQDSKQLDAAIADLRLITGQQPTITHAKKSIAGFKIRQGMPIGAKVTLRGDRMWEFMDRLLSTAIPRVRDFRGLNPNSFDGRGNYSMGVTEQLIFAEIDYDKVDRTRGMDITFVTTSDTNDGAKALLDAFGFPFKR, from the coding sequence ATGGCTCCGAGATTCAAAGAGAAGTACCTCAAAGAGGTGGTCCCCGCTCTCAAGGAGCAGCTGGCTCTTGGGAATGTCAACGAGATCCCGCGTCTTGAGAAGATCGTCGTCAACATGGGTGTTGGCGCTGCAGTTCAGGACTCCAAGCAACTTGACGCCGCGATCGCCGATCTGCGTCTGATCACCGGCCAACAACCGACGATCACCCACGCAAAGAAGTCGATCGCAGGCTTCAAGATTCGCCAGGGTATGCCCATCGGCGCCAAGGTCACGCTGCGTGGCGACCGTATGTGGGAGTTCATGGATCGTTTGCTCTCAACGGCCATTCCGCGGGTACGTGACTTCCGCGGCCTGAATCCGAACTCATTCGACGGGCGCGGCAACTATTCAATGGGCGTGACCGAGCAGCTCATCTTCGCTGAGATCGATTACGACAAGGTTGACCGTACTCGCGGCATGGATATCACGTTTGTTACGACATCAGACACCAACGATGGCGCCAAGGCATTGCTCGATGCCTTCGGTTTCCCGTTCAAGCGATAG